The following proteins are encoded in a genomic region of Dasypus novemcinctus isolate mDasNov1 chromosome 3, mDasNov1.1.hap2, whole genome shotgun sequence:
- the LOC101421374 gene encoding olfactory receptor 4F3/4F16/4F29-like, giving the protein MDRMNHSVVSEFVLLGLTNSWEIQLLLFVLSSMFYVASMMGNSLIMLTVTYDPHLHSPMYFLLANLSLIDLGVSSVTSPKMIYDLFRKHKVISFGGCITQIFFIHIIGGVEMVLLIAMAFDRYVAICKPLRYLTIMNPRMCIFFLGAAWMIGLIHSVVQLAFVVNLPFCGPNVLDSFYCDLPRFIKLSCTDTYQLKFMVTVNSGFISVGSFFILIISYIVIIVTVQKHSSPGSSKALSTLSAHITVVVLFFGPLIFFYTWPSPSTHLDKFLGFFDAVLTPFLNPIIYTFRNQEMKIAMRRICRQLVTNKKIS; this is encoded by the coding sequence ATGGACAGAATGAATCACTCTGTGGTGTCAGAGTTTGTGCTCCTGGGACTCACCAATTCATGGGAAATCCAGCTTCTCCTCTTTGTGTTATCTTCCATGTTTTATGTGGCAAGCATGATGGGAAACTCCCTCATTATGCTCACTGTGACTTATGACCCTCACTTACACTCCCCTATGTACTTTCTGTTGGCCAACCTCTCTTTAATTGACCTAGGTGTTTCCTCTGTCACTTCTCCCAAGATGATTTATGACCTTTTCAGAAAGCATAAAGTCATTTCCTTTGGAGGTTGCATCACTCAAATCTTCTTCATTCACATCATTGGTGGTGTGGAGATGGTGCTGCTTATAGCCATGGCCTTTGACAGGTATGTGGCCATTTGTAAGCCTCTGCGCTACCTGACCATCATGAACCCACGGAtgtgcattttctttttaggGGCTGCCTGGATGATTGGCCTTATTCATTCTGTGGTTCAATTGGCTTTTGTAGTAAATTTACCCTTCTGTGGTCCTAATGTGTTGGACAGCTTTTACTGTGACCTTCCTCGTTTCATCAAACTTTCCTGTACAGACACCTATCAACTGAAGTTTATGGTCACAGTTAACAGTGGATTCATCTCTGTGGGTTCCTTCTTCATATTGATCATTTCCTATATTGTCATCATTGTCACTGTTCAGAAACACTCCTCACCTGGGTCATCCAAGGCTCTGTCCACACTTTCAGCTCATATCACTgtggtagttttgttttttggtccTTTGATATTCTTCTATACATGGCCATCTCCCTCCACACACCTGGATAAGTTTCTGGGCTTTTTTGATGCAGTTCTCACTCCTTTCCTGAATCCTATCATTTACACGTTCAGGAATCAAGAAATGAAGATAGCAATGAGGAGAATATGCAGACAACTAGTAACTAATAAGAAGATTTCTTAA
- the LOC101420496 gene encoding olfactory receptor 4F15, whose translation MDGMNQSVISEFVFLGLTNSWEIQLLLFVFSFLFYFASMMGNLVIVVTVTLDAHLHSPMYLLLANLSIIDMLFCSITAPKMICDIFKRHKAISFWGCIIQIFFSHAVGGTEMVLLIAMAFDRYVAICKPLHYLTIMSPRMCLFFLVTSWIIGITHSVVQLVFVVDLPFCGSNALDSFYCDLPRLLRLACIDTQELEFMVTVNSGLISVGSFVLLVISYIFILFTVWQHSLGGSSKAISTLSSHVTVVVLFFGPLMFFYTWPSPTSHLDKYLAIFDALITPLLNPVIYTLRNKEMKLAMKRMSSCLVH comes from the coding sequence ATGGATGGGATGAATCAGTCTGTAATAtcagagtttgtgttcctgggaCTTACCAATTCATGGGAGATCCAgcttcttctttttgtcttctcttttttgttctaCTTTGCAAGCATGATGGGAAACCTTGTCATTGTTGTCACTGTAACCTTGGATGCTCATCTGCACTCCCCTATGTATTTGCTCCTGGCTAACCTCTCAATCATTGATATGCTATTTTGCTCAATCACAGCCCCTAAGATGATTTGTGATATTTTCAAGAGGCATAAAGCCATATCTTTTTGGGGATGTATTATCCAGATCTTCTTTAGTCATGCTGTTGGGGGCACTGAGATGGTGCTGCTCATAGCCATGGCCTTTGACAGATATGTGGCCATATGTAAGCCTCTCCACTACTTGACCATCATGAGTCCAAGAATGTGTCTGTTCTTTTTAGTCACTTCCTGGATCATTGGCATTACCCACTCAGTGGTCCAATTGGTTTTTGTTGTAGATTTGCCTTTTTGTGGCTCTAATGCATTAGACAGTTTTTACTGTGACCTTCCCCGGCTCCTCAGGCTTGCCTGTATAGACACCCAAGAACTAGAGTTCATGGTCACTGTCAATAGTGGGCTAATTTCAGTGGGCTCCTTTGTCTTATTGGTCATTTCTTACATCTTCATTCTGTTCACTGTTTGGCAACATTCTTTGGGTGGTTCATCCAAGGCCATTTCTACCCTGTCATCTCATGTCACTGTGGTGGTCTTATTCTTTGGGCCATTGATGTTTTTCTACACATGGCCTTCTCCCACATCACACCTGGATAAGTATCTTGCTATTTTTGATGCACTTATCACTCCTTTACTGAATCCAGTCATCTATACACTCaggaacaaagaaatgaaattggcaaTGAAGAGAATGAGCAGTTGCCTGGTGCATTAA